In Arsenicicoccus sp. oral taxon 190, the following are encoded in one genomic region:
- the rplJ gene encoding 50S ribosomal protein L10 yields MATAEKQAAIAEIADKFRGSGAAVLTEYRGLTVKQLSELRGSIREHATYAVVKNTLTKLAAKEAGITAFDGHLTGPSAIVFVTGDPVETAKGLRDFAKANPALVIKAGVLDGKPLSPEEITKLADLESREVLLAKLAGAMNASLSKAVYLFAAPLSQTARVVDALRQKVEAEGPVAAAPAADSAEAPAEATDDVAAGGDES; encoded by the coding sequence CGAGATCGCGGACAAGTTCCGTGGCTCGGGTGCGGCCGTGCTGACGGAGTACCGCGGTCTGACCGTGAAGCAGCTCTCCGAGCTGCGCGGCTCGATCCGTGAGCACGCTACCTACGCCGTGGTCAAGAACACGCTGACCAAGCTCGCCGCGAAGGAGGCCGGGATCACGGCCTTCGACGGGCACCTGACCGGTCCGAGCGCCATCGTCTTCGTGACGGGCGACCCGGTCGAGACGGCCAAGGGTCTGCGTGACTTCGCCAAGGCCAACCCGGCCCTTGTCATCAAGGCCGGGGTGCTCGACGGCAAGCCGTTGAGCCCCGAGGAGATCACCAAGCTCGCGGACCTCGAGTCCCGCGAGGTGCTCCTCGCCAAGCTGGCGGGCGCCATGAACGCCTCGCTCAGCAAGGCTGTCTACCTCTTCGCCGCTCCTCTGTCGCAGACGGCCCGCGTGGTCGACGCCCTGCGCCAGAAGGTCGAGGCCGAGGGTCCTGTCGCGGCTGCTCCGGCCGCCGACTCCGCCGAGGCCCCGGCCGAGGCTACCGACGACGTCGCCGCGGGTGGCGACGAGAGCTGA
- the rpsG gene encoding 30S ribosomal protein S7, translating to MPRKGPAPKRPLVVDPVYGSPLVTQLVNKILLDGKKSIAENIVYGALEGCREKTGSDPVVILKRALDNVKPALEVKSRRVGGATYQVPVEVKPGRATTLSLRWLVGYSRQRREKTMTERLMNEILDASNGLGAAVKRREDTHKMAESNKAFAHYRW from the coding sequence ATGCCTCGTAAGGGCCCCGCTCCGAAGCGCCCCCTGGTCGTCGACCCCGTCTACGGCTCGCCGCTGGTGACCCAGCTGGTCAACAAGATCCTGCTGGACGGCAAGAAGTCCATCGCCGAGAACATCGTGTACGGCGCCCTCGAGGGCTGCCGCGAGAAGACCGGCTCCGACCCGGTCGTGATCCTCAAGCGCGCCCTGGACAACGTGAAGCCGGCCCTGGAGGTCAAGTCCCGCCGCGTCGGCGGTGCGACCTACCAGGTCCCGGTCGAGGTCAAGCCCGGCCGCGCCACCACCCTGTCGCTGCGCTGGCTGGTCGGCTACTCGCGCCAGCGTCGGGAGAAGACCATGACCGAGCGCCTCATGAACGAGATCCTCGACGCCAGCAACGGCCTCGGTGCCGCGGTCAAGCGTCGCGAGGACACCCACAAGATGGCCGAGTCCAACAAGGCCTTCGCGCACTACCGCTGGTAA
- the rpsL gene encoding 30S ribosomal protein S12, protein MPTINQLVRKGRQDKVDKNKTPALKGSPQRRGVCTRVYTTTPKKPNSALRKVARVKLTSGIEVTAYIPGVGHNLQEHSIVLVRGGRVKDLPGVRYKIIRGSLDTQGVKNRKQARSRYGAKKEKK, encoded by the coding sequence GTGCCAACCATCAACCAGCTCGTCCGCAAGGGCCGGCAGGACAAGGTCGACAAGAACAAGACCCCTGCCCTCAAGGGCAGCCCGCAGCGCCGTGGCGTCTGCACCCGCGTCTACACCACCACCCCCAAGAAGCCGAACTCCGCGCTGCGCAAGGTCGCTCGCGTCAAGCTGACCTCCGGCATCGAGGTCACGGCATACATCCCGGGCGTGGGTCACAACCTGCAGGAGCACTCGATCGTGCTCGTGCGCGGTGGGCGTGTGAAGGACCTTCCCGGCGTCCGCTACAAGATCATCCGCGGCTCCCTCGACACCCAGGGTGTCAAGAACCGCAAGCAGGCTCGCAGCCGCTACGGCGCCAAGAAGGAGAAGAAGTAA
- the rplL gene encoding 50S ribosomal protein L7/L12, which yields MAKLSTDELLEAFKEMTLIELSEFVKQFEETFNVTAAAPVAVAGAAPAAGGAGGEAAAAEEKDEFDVILTAAGDKKIQVIKEVRALTSLGLKEAKDLVDGAPKPVLEGVNKEAADKAKAALEGAGASVELK from the coding sequence ATGGCTAAGCTCAGCACCGACGAGCTCCTTGAGGCCTTCAAGGAGATGACCCTGATCGAGCTCTCCGAGTTCGTCAAGCAGTTCGAGGAGACGTTCAACGTCACCGCCGCGGCCCCGGTTGCCGTCGCGGGTGCGGCCCCGGCCGCGGGCGGCGCCGGCGGCGAGGCCGCCGCTGCCGAGGAGAAGGACGAGTTCGACGTCATCCTCACCGCCGCGGGCGACAAGAAGATCCAGGTCATCAAGGAGGTCCGCGCGCTGACCTCCCTCGGCCTGAAGGAGGCCAAGGACCTGGTGGACGGCGCTCCCAAGCCCGTCCTCGAGGGTGTCAACAAGGAGGCCGCGGACAAGGCCAAGGCTGCCCTCGAGGGCGCCGGCGCCTCCGTCGAGCTCAAGTGA
- the rpoB gene encoding DNA-directed RNA polymerase subunit beta, with translation MAASRPATQTVSTAQTASGRLSFAKIKEPLEVPDLLALQTESFDWLLGNERWQARVAAAKEAGRNDVPDRSGLEEIFEEISPIEDFSGSMSLSFRDHRFEEEKHSIEECKERDMTYSAPLFVTAEFMNTNTGEIKSQTVFMGDFPLMTERGTFIINGTERVVVSQLVRSPGVYFERTPDKTSDKDIYSAKVIPSRGAWLEFEIDKRDMVGVRVDRKRKQSVTVLLKALGWTEAQILEEFGEFESMRQTLEKDHTAGQDDALLDIYRKLRPGEPPTKEAAQALLDNLYFNPKRYDLAKVGRYKIDKKLGIEGTLDESVLRIDDIVATIKYLVTLHNGDVTMAGTRDGEAVDVRVEVDDIDHFGNRRLRNVGELIQNQVRTGLSRMERVVRERMTTQDVEAITPQTLINIRPVVASIKEFFGTSQLSQFMDQNNPLSGLTHKRRLSALGPGGLSRDRAGMEVRDVHPSHYGRMCPIETPEGPNIGLIGSLASYGRINAFGFVETPYRKVNDGVVSDEVHYLSADEEDEFVIAQANAPMEADGRFAEERVLVRTKGGEVDFVPAADVDYMDVSPRQMVSAATALIPFLEHDDANRALMGSNMMRQAVPLVRSEAPLVGTGMEHRAALDSGDVVLATKPGVVQEVSADLVTVANDDGTYQTYRIMKFSRSNQGNCYNQRVMVEAGDRVEAGQLIADGPATDGGEMALGKNLLVAFMPWEGHNYEDAIILSQRLVQDDTLSSIHIEEHEVDARDTKLGAEEITRDIPNVSEEVLADLDERGIIRIGAEVRDGDLLVGKVTPKGETELTPEERLLRAIFGEKAREVRDTSLKVPHGETGTVIGVKVFDREEGDELPPGVNQLVRVYVANKRKITDGDKLAGRHGNKGVISKILPVEDMPFLEDGTPVDVVLNPLGVPGRMNVGQILEIHLGWAASRGWNIPEGAEWAMRIPQDAHEAPAGTRVATPVFDGAKEEEIKGLLESTNQTRDGQRLIGETGKTRLFDGRSGEPFPEPVSVGYMYILKLHHLVDDKIHARSTGPYSMITQQPLGGKAQFGGQRFGEMEVWALEAYGAAYTLQELLTIKSDDVPGRVKVYEAIVKGENIPDSGIPESFKVLLKEMQSLCLNVEVLSSDGNAIEMRDADDEVFRAAEELGIDLSRREPSSVEEV, from the coding sequence TTGGCTGCCTCGCGACCCGCGACCCAGACTGTGTCCACAGCTCAGACGGCTTCTGGCCGCCTGTCCTTCGCAAAGATCAAGGAGCCGCTGGAGGTCCCCGACCTCCTCGCGCTCCAGACGGAGAGCTTCGACTGGCTGCTCGGCAACGAGCGGTGGCAGGCCCGGGTGGCCGCCGCCAAGGAGGCCGGTCGCAACGACGTCCCCGACCGGTCCGGTCTCGAGGAGATCTTCGAGGAGATCTCCCCGATCGAGGACTTCTCCGGCTCCATGTCCCTCTCCTTCCGCGACCACCGGTTCGAGGAGGAGAAGCACTCGATCGAGGAGTGCAAGGAGCGGGACATGACCTACTCCGCGCCGCTGTTCGTCACCGCGGAGTTCATGAACACCAACACCGGCGAGATCAAGTCGCAGACGGTGTTCATGGGCGACTTCCCGCTGATGACCGAGCGCGGCACCTTCATCATCAACGGCACCGAGCGTGTCGTCGTGTCGCAGCTGGTCCGGTCCCCGGGCGTCTACTTCGAGCGCACCCCCGACAAGACGTCCGACAAGGACATCTACTCGGCCAAGGTCATCCCGAGCCGCGGTGCGTGGCTGGAGTTCGAGATCGACAAGCGCGACATGGTCGGCGTGCGCGTCGACCGCAAGCGCAAGCAGTCCGTCACGGTGCTGCTCAAGGCGCTGGGCTGGACCGAGGCGCAGATCCTCGAGGAGTTCGGCGAGTTCGAGTCGATGCGCCAGACCCTGGAGAAGGACCACACGGCCGGCCAGGACGACGCGCTGCTCGACATCTACCGCAAGCTGCGCCCCGGCGAGCCGCCGACCAAGGAGGCCGCCCAGGCGCTGCTGGACAACCTCTACTTCAACCCCAAGCGCTACGACCTGGCCAAGGTGGGGCGCTACAAGATCGACAAGAAGCTCGGCATCGAGGGCACCCTCGACGAGTCCGTGCTGCGCATCGACGACATCGTCGCGACGATCAAGTACCTCGTCACCCTGCACAACGGTGACGTCACGATGGCGGGCACCCGCGACGGCGAGGCCGTCGACGTGCGCGTCGAGGTCGACGACATCGACCACTTCGGCAACCGCCGCCTGCGCAACGTCGGCGAGCTGATCCAGAACCAGGTCCGCACCGGGCTGTCCCGCATGGAGCGCGTCGTCCGCGAGCGCATGACCACGCAGGACGTCGAGGCGATCACCCCGCAGACCCTGATCAACATCCGCCCCGTGGTGGCGTCGATCAAGGAGTTCTTCGGGACCTCCCAGCTGTCGCAGTTCATGGACCAGAACAACCCGCTGTCGGGCCTGACGCACAAGCGTCGTCTGTCCGCGCTGGGCCCCGGTGGTCTGTCCCGCGACCGCGCCGGCATGGAGGTCCGTGACGTCCACCCGTCGCACTACGGCCGCATGTGCCCGATCGAGACCCCCGAGGGTCCCAACATCGGTCTGATCGGCTCGCTGGCCTCCTACGGCCGGATCAACGCCTTCGGCTTCGTCGAGACCCCCTACCGCAAGGTCAACGACGGCGTCGTCTCCGACGAGGTGCACTACCTCTCGGCGGACGAGGAGGACGAGTTCGTCATCGCCCAGGCCAACGCCCCCATGGAGGCCGACGGCCGGTTCGCCGAGGAGCGCGTCCTGGTGCGCACCAAGGGCGGCGAGGTCGACTTCGTGCCGGCCGCGGACGTGGACTACATGGACGTCTCGCCGCGCCAGATGGTGTCGGCGGCCACGGCCCTGATCCCGTTCCTCGAGCACGACGACGCCAACCGCGCCCTCATGGGCTCCAACATGATGCGTCAGGCGGTCCCGCTGGTGCGCTCCGAGGCGCCGCTGGTCGGCACCGGCATGGAGCACCGCGCCGCGCTCGACTCCGGTGACGTGGTCCTCGCCACCAAGCCGGGCGTCGTGCAGGAGGTCTCCGCCGATCTGGTGACCGTCGCCAACGACGACGGGACCTACCAGACCTACCGGATCATGAAGTTCTCCCGCTCCAACCAGGGCAACTGCTACAACCAGCGGGTCATGGTGGAGGCCGGCGACCGGGTCGAGGCGGGTCAGCTCATCGCCGACGGTCCGGCCACCGACGGTGGCGAGATGGCCCTCGGCAAGAACCTCCTCGTGGCGTTCATGCCGTGGGAGGGTCACAACTACGAGGACGCCATCATCCTGTCCCAGCGGCTGGTGCAGGACGACACGCTCTCCTCGATCCACATCGAGGAGCACGAGGTCGACGCCCGCGACACCAAGCTCGGTGCCGAGGAGATCACCCGCGACATCCCCAACGTGTCCGAGGAGGTCCTCGCCGACCTCGACGAGCGGGGCATCATCCGCATCGGTGCCGAGGTCCGCGACGGCGACCTGCTCGTCGGCAAGGTCACGCCCAAGGGTGAGACCGAGCTGACCCCGGAGGAGCGCCTGCTGCGCGCGATCTTCGGCGAGAAGGCCCGCGAGGTCCGCGACACCTCCCTGAAGGTCCCGCACGGCGAGACCGGCACGGTCATCGGCGTCAAGGTTTTCGACCGCGAGGAGGGCGACGAGCTGCCGCCGGGCGTCAACCAGCTGGTGCGCGTCTACGTCGCCAACAAGCGCAAGATCACCGATGGTGACAAGCTCGCCGGCCGTCACGGCAACAAGGGCGTCATCTCCAAGATCCTGCCGGTCGAGGACATGCCCTTCCTCGAGGACGGCACGCCGGTCGACGTCGTGCTCAACCCGCTGGGTGTCCCCGGTCGCATGAACGTCGGTCAGATCCTCGAGATCCACCTCGGGTGGGCGGCCAGCCGCGGCTGGAACATCCCCGAGGGCGCCGAGTGGGCCATGCGCATCCCGCAGGACGCCCACGAGGCTCCCGCCGGCACCCGCGTCGCCACCCCGGTCTTCGACGGCGCCAAGGAGGAGGAGATCAAGGGTCTGCTGGAGTCCACCAACCAGACCCGTGACGGCCAGCGCCTCATCGGCGAGACCGGCAAGACCCGGCTCTTCGACGGCCGCTCCGGCGAGCCGTTCCCGGAGCCGGTGTCGGTGGGCTACATGTACATCCTCAAGCTCCACCACCTGGTCGACGACAAGATCCACGCCCGCTCGACCGGCCCGTACTCCATGATCACGCAGCAGCCGCTGGGTGGTAAGGCGCAGTTCGGTGGCCAGCGCTTCGGCGAGATGGAGGTGTGGGCCCTCGAGGCCTACGGCGCCGCCTACACGCTGCAGGAGCTGCTCACCATCAAGTCCGACGACGTGCCCGGCCGCGTCAAGGTCTACGAGGCCATCGTCAAGGGCGAGAACATCCCCGACTCCGGCATCCCCGAGTCGTTCAAGGTGCTCCTCAAGGAGATGCAGTCCCTGTGTCTCAACGTGGAGGTCCTCTCCAGCGACGGCAACGCGATCGAGATGCGCGACGCCGACGACGAGGTCTTCCGCGCCGCCGAGGAGCTGGGCATCGACCTGTCGCGGCGCGAGCCCAGCAGCGTCGAGGAGGTCTGA
- a CDS encoding DNA-directed RNA polymerase subunit beta': MLDVNFFDELRIGLATADSIRQWSHGEVKKPETINYRTLKPEKDGLFCEKIFGPTRDWECYCGKYKRVRFKGIICERCGVEVTRAKVRRERMGHIELAAPVTHIWYFKGVPSRLGYLLDLAPKDLEKVIYFAAYMITSVDTEARHRDLPSLEAQIEVEKKEHENRRDSDVEARAKKLEEDLAALEAEGAKSDVKRKLKDSAEREMNAIRKRADVHVERLEQVWDRFKNLKVQDLEGDEMLYREMRDRFGLYFEGGMGAAAIQKRLETFDLEAESELLREIIATGKGQKKTRALKRLKVVTAFQTTSNSPTGMVLDCVPVIPPDLRPMVQLDGGRFATSDLNDLYRRVINRNNRLKRLLDLGAPEIIVNNEKRMLQEAVDALFDNGRRGRPVTGPGNRPLKSLSDMLKGKQGRFRQNLLGKRVDYSGRSVIVVGPQLKLHQCGLPKQMALELFKPFVMKRLVDLDHAQNIKSAKRMVERARPVVWDVLEEVITEHPVLLNRAPTLHRLGIQAFEPQLVEGKAIQLHPLVCGAFNADFDGDQMAVHVPLSAEAQAEARILMLSSNNILKPADGRPVTMPTQDMIIGLFHLTSEVADGKGSGRAFRTSDEARMAFDAGEIELGSPVKIRLRDAVPPVGFDLPEGVELSEEGRADFVMDTTLGRALFNLTLPVDYPFVNEPVDKKRLSAIVNDLAERYPKVLVATSLDALKETGFHWATRSGTTVAISDVVTPSNKESILEGYEAKAAKVQVQFERGLTTDDERRQELIEIWQQATNEVSKEMEANFPRRNPIFRMVSSGARGNWFQLRQIAGMRGLMANPKGEIIPRPIKSNFREGLSVLEFFISTHGARKGLADTALRTADSGYLTRRLVDVSQDVIIREDDCGTDRGLLMPIAVRGADGTLRPHEDVESSVYARTLAEDVVKDGEVLAEAGLDLGDVVIDALVVAGIEEVRVRSVLTCESRVGTCAKCYGRSLATGKLVDIGEAVGIIAAQSIGEPGTQLTMRTFHTGGVAGDDITQGLPRVVELFEARTPRGVAPIAEATGRVRIEDTDKARRIVLVPDDGTDEHAYPVTKRSRLLVGDGDHIEVGTQLVQGAIDPKQVLRILGPRAVQMHLVDQVQAVYRQQGVSIHDKHIEVIVRQMLRRVTIIEAGDADLLPGELAERGRFESENRRVVSEGGKPASGRPELMGITKASLATESWLSAASFQETTRVLTEAAMHAKSDPLLGLKENVILGKLIPAGTGLPRYRNVKVNPTEEAKAAMYSMPGYDQFDYTAFGPGSGEAIRLDDITLGFDTH; encoded by the coding sequence GTGCTCGACGTCAACTTCTTTGACGAGCTGCGTATCGGCCTCGCCACCGCGGACTCCATCCGCCAGTGGTCCCACGGCGAGGTCAAGAAGCCCGAGACGATCAACTACCGCACCCTCAAGCCGGAGAAGGACGGGCTCTTCTGCGAGAAGATCTTCGGTCCGACCCGGGACTGGGAGTGCTACTGCGGCAAGTACAAGCGCGTGCGCTTCAAGGGCATCATCTGCGAGCGCTGCGGCGTCGAGGTGACCCGCGCCAAGGTGCGCCGTGAGCGGATGGGCCACATCGAGCTCGCCGCCCCCGTCACCCACATCTGGTACTTCAAGGGCGTGCCGAGCCGTCTCGGCTACCTGCTCGACCTGGCCCCGAAGGACCTGGAGAAGGTCATCTACTTCGCGGCCTACATGATCACCTCGGTCGACACCGAGGCGCGCCACCGCGACCTGCCGTCGCTGGAGGCCCAGATCGAGGTCGAGAAGAAGGAGCACGAGAACCGTCGTGACTCCGACGTCGAGGCCCGCGCCAAGAAGCTCGAGGAGGACCTGGCCGCGCTCGAGGCCGAGGGCGCCAAGAGCGACGTCAAGCGCAAGCTCAAGGACTCCGCCGAGCGCGAGATGAACGCCATCCGCAAGCGCGCGGACGTGCACGTCGAGCGCCTCGAGCAGGTCTGGGACCGCTTCAAGAACCTCAAGGTCCAGGACCTCGAGGGCGACGAGATGCTCTACCGCGAGATGCGGGACCGCTTCGGTCTCTACTTCGAGGGCGGCATGGGCGCGGCGGCGATCCAGAAGCGCCTGGAGACCTTCGACCTCGAGGCCGAGTCGGAGCTGCTGCGCGAGATCATCGCCACCGGCAAGGGCCAGAAGAAGACCCGCGCCCTCAAGCGCCTCAAGGTCGTCACGGCCTTCCAGACGACGAGCAACAGCCCGACCGGCATGGTGCTCGACTGCGTCCCGGTCATCCCGCCGGACCTGCGCCCGATGGTGCAGCTTGACGGTGGCCGGTTCGCGACGTCGGACCTCAACGACCTCTACCGTCGCGTCATCAACCGCAACAACCGCCTCAAGCGCCTCCTCGACCTCGGTGCCCCCGAGATCATCGTCAACAACGAGAAGCGCATGCTGCAGGAGGCCGTCGACGCGCTCTTCGACAACGGCCGTCGCGGCCGCCCGGTCACGGGCCCCGGCAACCGTCCGCTGAAGTCGCTGTCCGACATGCTCAAGGGCAAGCAGGGCCGCTTCCGTCAGAACCTCCTCGGCAAGCGCGTCGACTACTCCGGCCGCTCGGTCATCGTCGTCGGCCCCCAGCTCAAGCTGCACCAGTGCGGTCTGCCCAAGCAGATGGCGCTCGAGCTGTTCAAGCCGTTCGTGATGAAGCGGCTGGTCGACCTCGACCACGCGCAGAACATCAAGTCCGCCAAGCGCATGGTGGAGCGCGCCCGCCCGGTCGTGTGGGACGTCCTCGAAGAGGTCATCACCGAGCACCCCGTGCTGCTCAACCGCGCACCCACGCTGCACCGCCTCGGCATCCAGGCCTTCGAGCCGCAGCTCGTCGAGGGCAAGGCCATCCAGCTGCACCCGCTCGTCTGCGGCGCGTTCAACGCCGACTTCGACGGTGACCAGATGGCCGTGCACGTGCCGCTGTCCGCGGAGGCCCAGGCCGAGGCCCGCATCCTGATGCTGTCCTCCAACAACATCCTCAAGCCGGCCGACGGCCGCCCCGTGACCATGCCCACCCAGGACATGATCATCGGGCTGTTCCACCTCACCTCCGAGGTGGCCGACGGCAAGGGCTCCGGTCGCGCCTTCCGCACCTCTGACGAGGCGCGGATGGCCTTCGACGCGGGCGAGATCGAGCTCGGGTCGCCCGTCAAGATCCGGCTGCGCGACGCCGTCCCCCCGGTGGGCTTCGACCTTCCCGAGGGTGTCGAGCTGAGCGAGGAGGGCCGGGCGGACTTCGTCATGGACACCACGCTGGGGCGTGCGCTGTTCAACCTGACGCTGCCGGTCGACTACCCCTTCGTCAACGAGCCCGTCGACAAGAAGCGGCTCTCCGCGATCGTCAACGACCTCGCCGAGCGCTACCCCAAGGTGCTCGTGGCGACCTCGCTGGACGCGCTCAAGGAGACCGGCTTCCACTGGGCGACCCGCTCGGGCACGACCGTGGCGATCTCCGACGTCGTCACGCCCTCCAACAAGGAGTCCATCCTCGAGGGCTACGAGGCCAAGGCCGCCAAGGTCCAGGTGCAGTTCGAGCGCGGTCTGACCACCGACGACGAGCGGCGCCAGGAGCTCATCGAGATCTGGCAGCAGGCCACCAACGAGGTCTCCAAGGAGATGGAGGCCAACTTCCCGCGGCGCAACCCGATCTTCCGCATGGTCAGCTCGGGGGCGCGAGGCAACTGGTTCCAGCTGCGGCAGATCGCCGGCATGCGTGGCCTCATGGCCAACCCGAAGGGCGAGATCATCCCGCGCCCGATCAAGTCCAACTTCCGCGAGGGCCTGTCCGTGCTGGAGTTCTTCATCTCCACGCACGGTGCCCGCAAGGGTCTGGCGGACACCGCCCTGCGGACCGCCGACTCGGGCTACCTGACCCGTCGCCTGGTGGACGTCTCGCAGGACGTCATCATCCGCGAGGACGACTGCGGCACCGACCGCGGCCTGCTGATGCCGATCGCCGTGCGCGGCGCCGACGGCACCCTGCGGCCGCACGAGGACGTCGAGTCCAGCGTCTACGCCCGCACGCTCGCCGAGGACGTCGTCAAGGACGGCGAGGTGCTGGCCGAGGCCGGCCTCGACCTCGGTGACGTGGTCATCGACGCGCTGGTCGTCGCGGGGATCGAGGAGGTGCGGGTCCGCTCGGTCCTCACCTGCGAGTCCCGCGTCGGCACCTGCGCCAAGTGCTACGGGCGGTCCCTGGCCACCGGCAAGCTCGTCGACATCGGCGAGGCCGTCGGCATCATCGCCGCCCAGTCCATCGGCGAGCCCGGCACCCAGCTGACGATGCGCACCTTCCACACCGGTGGTGTGGCCGGTGACGACATCACGCAGGGTCTGCCCCGTGTGGTCGAGCTCTTCGAGGCTCGCACCCCGCGCGGTGTCGCCCCGATCGCCGAGGCCACGGGCCGCGTGCGCATCGAGGACACCGACAAGGCGCGCCGGATCGTGCTGGTGCCGGACGACGGCACCGACGAGCACGCCTACCCGGTCACCAAGCGCTCCCGCCTCCTGGTGGGCGACGGGGACCACATCGAGGTCGGCACCCAGCTCGTGCAGGGCGCCATCGACCCCAAGCAGGTGCTGCGCATCCTCGGCCCCCGCGCCGTGCAGATGCACCTCGTGGACCAGGTGCAGGCGGTCTACCGCCAGCAGGGTGTGTCGATCCACGACAAGCACATCGAGGTCATCGTGCGCCAGATGCTGCGGCGCGTGACGATCATCGAGGCCGGCGACGCCGACCTGCTCCCCGGCGAGCTCGCCGAGCGCGGTCGCTTCGAGTCCGAGAACCGCCGCGTCGTCTCCGAGGGCGGCAAGCCGGCCTCGGGTCGACCGGAGCTCATGGGCATCACCAAGGCCTCGCTCGCCACCGAGTCCTGGCTCTCGGCCGCCTCCTTCCAGGAGACGACCCGGGTGCTCACCGAGGCTGCGATGCACGCCAAGAGCGACCCGCTGCTGGGCCTCAAGGAGAACGTCATCCTCGGCAAGCTCATCCCCGCCGGCACCGGCCTGCCGCGTTACCGCAACGTCAAGGTCAACCCGACGGAGGAGGCCAAGGCGGCGATGTACTCCATGCCTGGCTACGACCAGTTCGACTACACGGCCTTCGGGCCGGGGTCGGGCGAGGCCATCCGTTTGGACGACATCACGCTGGGCTTCGACACCCACTGA